A window of Fragaria vesca subsp. vesca linkage group LG7, FraVesHawaii_1.0, whole genome shotgun sequence contains these coding sequences:
- the LOC101301526 gene encoding uncharacterized protein LOC101301526 produces the protein MAENTEIVNKQDSPQKPINLFTLFSNFKPQFPFWKQQQPKPVEHEASSTDSQKPVSVRFPKAQPVVPTVASEVEEPMTKTSHPIIVWQVYALGGFLVLKWIWARWQERKDQKEDGKEESSDDEQSSVDE, from the exons ATGGCCGAGAACACTGAAATCGTAAACAAACAAGATTCCCCTCAAAAACCCATCAACTTGTTCACTCTTTTCTCCAACTTTAAGCCTCAATTTCCATTCTGGAAGCAGCAACAACCAAAACCAGTTGAACATGAAGCTAGTAGCACTGATTCTCAGAAACCAGTCTCTGTGAGGTTCCCAAAAGCCCAACCTGTCGTTCCCACTGTGGCTTCTGAGGTTGAAGAACCCATGACCAAGACTTCCCATCCCATTATAGTCTGGCAG GTATACGCTCTTGGAGGGTTTCTGGTTTTGAAGTGGATATGGGCAAGATGGCAAGAAAGAAAGGATCAAAAGGAGGATGGAAAAGAAGAGTCTTCTGATGATGAACAATCATCTGTTGATGAATAG
- the LOC101301816 gene encoding serine/threonine-protein kinase rio2-like has protein sequence MKLDVDVLRYLTKEDFRVLTAVEMGMRNHEIVPAELIERIAALKHGGTYKVMKNLLKHKLLHHDASKYDGFRLTYLGYDFLAIKTLVNRGVFSAVGRQLGVGKESDIFEVATEDGTVMAMKLHRLGRTSFRAVKSKRDYLKHRSSFNWLYLSRLAALREFSFMKALEEHGFPVPNAVDCNRHCVIMSLVPGYPLVQVKQLENPEIVFNTIIGIVVRLAEHGLIHCDFNEFNIMIDDDEKVTMIDFPQMVSVSHRNAQMYFDRDVECVFKFFSKRFNMSFHECTADIDGTAVDTDDSGRPSFTSIAKDTGFLDKELSASGFTKKDHEEIAKFIEGGIKKDASSDDEDTEDVGDTEDDEHTSVLNEANTMGIDSLQVVDQVLQHDEQVELEGNVRTCEGGPSSEPENEDSRNEEGDDETVDDDNDAELEKRLNKVRRRAVTAARGGRKTFASRNTYKDKGGKSSNSSKIQRQLSSW, from the exons ATGAAGTTGGATGTGGATGTGTTGAGATACCTCACAAAAGAGGATTTTAGGGTATTAACCGCTGTCGAAATGGGAATGAGAAAT CATGAAATCGTACCCGCTGAACTGATTGAGCGTATAGCAGCGCTCAA GCATGGTGGCACTTATAAAGTTATGAAAAATCTGCTCAAGCATAAGCTCTTGCACCACGATGCCTCCAAAT ATGATGGATTTCGGCTAACGTATCTCGGTTATGATTTTCTTGCAATAAAGACTTTGGTTAACCGTGGAGTCTTTTCAGCTGTTGGTCGTCAACTTGGTGTTGGAAAAGAGTCTG ATATTTTTGAGGTGGCCACCGAAGATGGTACAGTGATGGCAATGAAATTGCACAGGCTCGGTAGAACTTCTTTCAGGGCTGTCAAGTCTAAGCGTGATTACTTAAAACATCGTAGCAGTTTCAATTGGCTATACTTGTCTCGACTAGCTGCACTCAGAGAGTTTTCTTTTATGAAG GCTTTAGAAGAGCATGGTTTTCCTGTTCCAAATGCTGTAGATTGTAATAGGCATTGTGTGATTATGTCACTAGTACCAGGCTACCCACT TGTGCAGGTGAAGCAATTGGAAAATCCTGAGATAGTTTTCAATACTATCATTGGGATCGTTGTTCGTCTGGCAGAACATGGTTTGATTCACTGTGACTTCAATGAATTTAACATTATG ATTGATGATGATGAGAAGGTCACCATGATTGATTTTCCACAAATGGTCTCTGTATCACATCGTAATGCTCAAAT GTACTTTGACCGTGATGTAGAATGTGTCTTCAAGTTTTTCAGCAAGAG GTTCAACATGTCTTTCCATGAATGCACAGCTGATATTGATGGCACAGCAGTGGACACAGATGATAGTGGTAGGCCTTCTTTTACTTCAATAGCAAAGGATACTGGTTTTTTGGACAAAGAACTTTCTGCCAGTGGGTTTACTAAAAAGGATCATGAAGAAATTGCTAAG TTTATTGAAGGAGGGATAAAGAAGGATGCTAGTTCTGATGATGAAGATACTGAAGATGTTGGAGATACTGAAGATGATGAACACACCTCTGTGCTAAATGAAGCAAACACAATGGGTATTGATTCACTGCAAGTGGTAGATCAG GTGTTACAGCATGATGAGCAAGTTGAACTAGAGGGCAATGTAAGAACATGTGAAGGAGGTCCGAGCAGTGAACCCGAAAATGAAGACAGCAGAAACGAG GAGGGAGATGATGAGACAGTTGATGATGACAATGATGCTGAGTTGGAAAAACGCTTAAACAAGGTCAGGCGACGTGCTGTCACAGCAGCCCGTGGAGGACGAAAAACTTTTGCGTCCAGAAATACCTATAAAGACAAGGGTGGTAAATCCTCTAACAGTTCCAAAATCCAGAGACAATTAAGTAGCTGGTAG